The following proteins are encoded in a genomic region of Ictalurus furcatus strain D&B chromosome 6, Billie_1.0, whole genome shotgun sequence:
- the ift88 gene encoding intraflagellar transport protein 88 homolog isoform X2 codes for MMDNVHLVAEDEDDLYSGYNDYNPTFDSEELDNDVGFQQAVRTSHGRRPPMTAKFPGTAVGGRPIGTSFGLRTTMGSSMGRPMTGAVQDVAARPMTAVRAAGYSSSLARGSTFDPLGQSRGPAPPLEAKNEDTPEEKIKILEKKVNDLIEESCIAHASGNLQLALEKAKEAGRKERVLLRQREQTGTADHINLDLTYSALFNLANQYANNDMNTEALNTYQVIVKNKMFNNAGRLKVNMANIYFKQKNYPMAIKFYRMALDQISNVHTEMRIKIMQNIGVSFIRMGQYSDSITSFEHIMSESPNIKTGFNLILCYYAIGDRKMMKKSFQKLICVPLGIDEEEKYIPSNDDPHANLLIEAIKNDQLHQMERERKALAEKYIMTSAKLIAPAVEPTFAAGFDWCVDMVKGSQYVELANDLEINKAITYLRQRNFNQAVDTLKAFEKKDSRVKSAAATNLSFLYFLEKDFDQADRYAELAMNADRYNPAALINKGNTVFVKEDYEKAAEFYKEALRNDSSCTEALYNLGLTYKKLGRLEEALDCFLKLHAILRNSTLVMYQLANLYEMLEDPHQAIEWLMQLISVTPTDPHVLAKLGELYDNEGDKSQAFQYYYESFRYFPSNIHVIEWLGAYYIDTQFCEKAIQYFERAVLIQPNHVVWQLMVASCYRRSGNYQRALETYKDIHRKFPENAECLRFLVRLCTDMGLKEVQDYATKLKKVEKMKEIREQRVKSGRENSARGRREGSASSDMEIKPDSGQSSHGTSAKGERLGVKLRSLPEPHEPYEASTPGDIDASYVDPLGPQTERPKTAAKKRAEEDEFADEELGDDLLPE; via the exons atgatGGACAATGTTCATCTTGTGGCCGAGGATGAAGATGATCTGTATTCAGGTTACAATGACTACAATCCCACATTCGACTCAGAG GAGCTGGACAATGATGTTGGCTTTCAGCAAGCTGTGAGGACGAGTCATGGCAGACGACCACCT ATGACTGCAAAATTTCCTGGCACCGCTGTTGGAGGAAGACCCATAGGAACGTCCTTTGGC CTACGGACGACTATGGGTTCTTCAATGGGAAGGCCTATGACCGGGGCAGTGCAG gatGTGGCTGCTCGTCCCATGACTGCAGTGCGAGCAGCAGGATACTCGTCCTCTCTGGCTAGAG gcTCTACTTTTGATCCACTCGGACAGTCAAGAGGTCCGGCTCCTCCGTTAGAAGCAAAAAACGAAGACAC GCCAGAAGAGAAGATTAAGatattggaaaagaaagtgaatGATCTGATTGAGGAGAGCTGTATAGCCCATGCAAGTGGCAATCTACAGCTG GCTCTAGAAAAGGCCAAAGAAGCTGGTAGGAAAGAAAGAGTGTTGTTGAGACAAAGAGAGCAAACTGGTACTGCGGATCATATCAATTTGGATTTAACCTATTCA GCGCTGTTTAATTTGGCAAATCAGTACGCTAACAATGACATGAACACAGAAGCCTTGAACACATACCAGGTCATTGTGAAGAACAAGATGTTTAACAATGCAG GGCGACTGAAAGTGAACATGGCTAATATCTACTTTAAACAGAAGAACTACCCCATGGCAATTAAATTTTATCGTATGGCTTTGGACCAAATCTCTAATGTGCACACAGAGATGAG GATCAAGATCATGCAGAACATTGGTGTTTCATTCATACGCATGGGCCAGTACTCGGATTCCATAACCTCCTTTGAGCACATTATGAGTGAGAGTCCCAACATAAAGACAGGCTTCAATCTAATTCTATGCTACTATGCGATTGGAGACcgtaaaatgatgaaaaaatcTTTCCAGAAACTAATCTGTGTGCCCCTGGGCATTGATGAGGAAGAGAAGTACATCCCTTCAAAT GATGACCCCCATGCAAATTTACTGATCGAAGCCATCAAAAACGATCAGCTTCATCAAATGGAGCGAGAGAG AAAAGCTTTGGCTGAGAAGTACATCATGACGTCAGCAAAGCTTATTGCTCCAGCTGTTGAGCCCACTTTCGCAGCTGGTTTTGACTG GTGCGTAGATATGGTTAAAGGTTCGCAGTATGTGGAGCTGGCCAATGATCTAGAGATTAACAAAGCGATCACGTACCTGAGACAGAGGAACTTTAACCAG GCAGTGGACACGCTGAAAGCTTTTGAGAAGAAAGACAGCCGGGTGAAGAGTGCTGCTGCTACCAACCTTTCCTTTCTCTACTTCTTG GAGAAGGATTTTGACCAAGCTGATCGCTATGCTGAATTGGCCATGAATGCTGACCGCTACAATCCTGCTGCCCTCATTAATAAAGGCAACACGGTGTTTGTGAAGGAAGACTATGAGAAAGCAGCTGAGTTTTATAAAGAAGCACTGCGGAACGACTCATCCTGCACAGAGGCTCTTTATAATTTAG GGTTGACCTATAAGAAACTGGGGCGGTTGGAAGAAGCCCTCGACTGCTTCCTGAAGCTCCATGCCATCCTTAGGAACAGCACTCTAGTTATGTATCAGCTGGCCAATct ATATGAGATGTTGGAGGATCCTCACCAGGCTATCGAGTGGCTCATGCAGCTGATCAGTGTCACCCCAACGGACCCTCACGTACTGGCCAAACTGGGAGAGTTATATGACAATGAAGGTGACAAGTCACAAGCCTTCCAGTACTATTACGAG TCTTTCAGATACTTCCCGTCCAACATTCACGTCATTGAATGGTTGGGAGCATATTATATAGACACACAGTTTTGTGAAAAGGCAATTCAGTATTTTGAAAGAGCAGTCCTCATCCA ACCAAATCATGTTGTGTGGCAGTTGATGGTGGCTAGCTGTTACAGGAGAAGTG GAAATTATCAGCGAGCACTCGAGACCTATAAGGACATTCACCGCAAATTCCCTGAAAACGCAGAAT GTCTACGATTCCTTGTGAGGCTGTGCACAGATATGGGGTTAAAGGAGGTACAAGATTATGCCACTAAACTCAAAAAAGTGGAAAAGATGAAGGAGATCAGAGAACAG AGGGTGAAGTCGGGGAGGGAGAACAGTGCTCGAGGCCGGAGAGAAGGCAGCGCCAGCAGTG ATATGGAGATCAAGCCAG aCAGTGGACAGAGCAGCCATGGTACAAGTGCCAAAGGGGAGAGGCTGGGTGTCAAGCTGAGGTCACTTCCAGAGCCCCACGAACCTTATGAAGCAAGCACCCCAGGAGACATAG ATGCTTCTTATGTTGACCCTTTGGGGCCACAAACGGAAAGACCGAAGACCGCAGCAAAGAAACGTGCAGAGGAAGACGAGTTTGCAGACGAAGAGTTGGGGGACGACCTACTTCCAGAATGA
- the ift88 gene encoding intraflagellar transport protein 88 homolog isoform X3 translates to MMDNVHLVAEDEDDLYSGYNDYNPTFDSEELDNDVGFQQAVRTSHGRRPPMTAKFPGTAVGGRPIGTSFGLRTTMGSSMGRPMTGAVQDVAARPMTAVRAAGYSSSLARGSTFDPLGQSRGPAPPLEAKNEDTPEEKIKILEKKVNDLIEESCIAHASGNLQLALEKAKEAGRKERVLLRQREQTGTADHINLDLTYSALFNLANQYANNDMNTEALNTYQVIVKNKMFNNAGRLKVNMANIYFKQKNYPMAIKFYRMALDQISNVHTEMRIKIMQNIGVSFIRMGQYSDSITSFEHIMSESPNIKTGFNLILCYYAIGDRKMMKKSFQKLICVPLGIDEEEKYIPSNDDPHANLLIEAIKNDQLHQMERERKALAEKYIMTSAKLIAPAVEPTFAAGFDWCVDMVKGSQYVELANDLEINKAITYLRQRNFNQAVDTLKAFEKKDSRVKSAAATNLSFLYFLEKDFDQADRYAELAMNADRYNPAALINKGNTVFVKEDYEKAAEFYKEALRNDSSCTEALYNLGLTYKKLGRLEEALDCFLKLHAILRNSTLVMYQLANLYEMLEDPHQAIEWLMQLISVTPTDPHVLAKLGELYDNEGDKSQAFQYYYESFRYFPSNIHVIEWLGAYYIDTQFCEKAIQYFERAVLIQPNHVVWQLMVASCYRRSGNYQRALETYKDIHRKFPENAECLRFLVRLCTDMGLKEVQDYATKLKKVEKMKEIREQRVKSGRENSARGRREGSASSDSGQSSHGTSAKGERLGVKLRSLPEPHEPYEASTPGDIDASYVDPLGPQTERPKTAAKKRAEEDEFADEELGDDLLPE, encoded by the exons atgatGGACAATGTTCATCTTGTGGCCGAGGATGAAGATGATCTGTATTCAGGTTACAATGACTACAATCCCACATTCGACTCAGAG GAGCTGGACAATGATGTTGGCTTTCAGCAAGCTGTGAGGACGAGTCATGGCAGACGACCACCT ATGACTGCAAAATTTCCTGGCACCGCTGTTGGAGGAAGACCCATAGGAACGTCCTTTGGC CTACGGACGACTATGGGTTCTTCAATGGGAAGGCCTATGACCGGGGCAGTGCAG gatGTGGCTGCTCGTCCCATGACTGCAGTGCGAGCAGCAGGATACTCGTCCTCTCTGGCTAGAG gcTCTACTTTTGATCCACTCGGACAGTCAAGAGGTCCGGCTCCTCCGTTAGAAGCAAAAAACGAAGACAC GCCAGAAGAGAAGATTAAGatattggaaaagaaagtgaatGATCTGATTGAGGAGAGCTGTATAGCCCATGCAAGTGGCAATCTACAGCTG GCTCTAGAAAAGGCCAAAGAAGCTGGTAGGAAAGAAAGAGTGTTGTTGAGACAAAGAGAGCAAACTGGTACTGCGGATCATATCAATTTGGATTTAACCTATTCA GCGCTGTTTAATTTGGCAAATCAGTACGCTAACAATGACATGAACACAGAAGCCTTGAACACATACCAGGTCATTGTGAAGAACAAGATGTTTAACAATGCAG GGCGACTGAAAGTGAACATGGCTAATATCTACTTTAAACAGAAGAACTACCCCATGGCAATTAAATTTTATCGTATGGCTTTGGACCAAATCTCTAATGTGCACACAGAGATGAG GATCAAGATCATGCAGAACATTGGTGTTTCATTCATACGCATGGGCCAGTACTCGGATTCCATAACCTCCTTTGAGCACATTATGAGTGAGAGTCCCAACATAAAGACAGGCTTCAATCTAATTCTATGCTACTATGCGATTGGAGACcgtaaaatgatgaaaaaatcTTTCCAGAAACTAATCTGTGTGCCCCTGGGCATTGATGAGGAAGAGAAGTACATCCCTTCAAAT GATGACCCCCATGCAAATTTACTGATCGAAGCCATCAAAAACGATCAGCTTCATCAAATGGAGCGAGAGAG AAAAGCTTTGGCTGAGAAGTACATCATGACGTCAGCAAAGCTTATTGCTCCAGCTGTTGAGCCCACTTTCGCAGCTGGTTTTGACTG GTGCGTAGATATGGTTAAAGGTTCGCAGTATGTGGAGCTGGCCAATGATCTAGAGATTAACAAAGCGATCACGTACCTGAGACAGAGGAACTTTAACCAG GCAGTGGACACGCTGAAAGCTTTTGAGAAGAAAGACAGCCGGGTGAAGAGTGCTGCTGCTACCAACCTTTCCTTTCTCTACTTCTTG GAGAAGGATTTTGACCAAGCTGATCGCTATGCTGAATTGGCCATGAATGCTGACCGCTACAATCCTGCTGCCCTCATTAATAAAGGCAACACGGTGTTTGTGAAGGAAGACTATGAGAAAGCAGCTGAGTTTTATAAAGAAGCACTGCGGAACGACTCATCCTGCACAGAGGCTCTTTATAATTTAG GGTTGACCTATAAGAAACTGGGGCGGTTGGAAGAAGCCCTCGACTGCTTCCTGAAGCTCCATGCCATCCTTAGGAACAGCACTCTAGTTATGTATCAGCTGGCCAATct ATATGAGATGTTGGAGGATCCTCACCAGGCTATCGAGTGGCTCATGCAGCTGATCAGTGTCACCCCAACGGACCCTCACGTACTGGCCAAACTGGGAGAGTTATATGACAATGAAGGTGACAAGTCACAAGCCTTCCAGTACTATTACGAG TCTTTCAGATACTTCCCGTCCAACATTCACGTCATTGAATGGTTGGGAGCATATTATATAGACACACAGTTTTGTGAAAAGGCAATTCAGTATTTTGAAAGAGCAGTCCTCATCCA ACCAAATCATGTTGTGTGGCAGTTGATGGTGGCTAGCTGTTACAGGAGAAGTG GAAATTATCAGCGAGCACTCGAGACCTATAAGGACATTCACCGCAAATTCCCTGAAAACGCAGAAT GTCTACGATTCCTTGTGAGGCTGTGCACAGATATGGGGTTAAAGGAGGTACAAGATTATGCCACTAAACTCAAAAAAGTGGAAAAGATGAAGGAGATCAGAGAACAG AGGGTGAAGTCGGGGAGGGAGAACAGTGCTCGAGGCCGGAGAGAAGGCAGCGCCAGCAGTG aCAGTGGACAGAGCAGCCATGGTACAAGTGCCAAAGGGGAGAGGCTGGGTGTCAAGCTGAGGTCACTTCCAGAGCCCCACGAACCTTATGAAGCAAGCACCCCAGGAGACATAG ATGCTTCTTATGTTGACCCTTTGGGGCCACAAACGGAAAGACCGAAGACCGCAGCAAAGAAACGTGCAGAGGAAGACGAGTTTGCAGACGAAGAGTTGGGGGACGACCTACTTCCAGAATGA
- the ift88 gene encoding intraflagellar transport protein 88 homolog isoform X5, with amino-acid sequence MMDNVHLVAEDEDDLYSGYNDYNPTFDSEELDNDVGFQQAVRTSHGRRPPMTAKFPGTAVGGRPIGTSFGLRTTMGSSMGRPMTGAVQDVAARPMTAVRAAGYSSSLARGSTFDPLGQSRGPAPPLEAKNEDTPEEKIKILEKKVNDLIEESCIAHASGNLQLALEKAKEAGRKERVLLRQREQTGTADHINLDLTYSALFNLANQYANNDMNTEALNTYQVIVKNKMFNNAGRLKVNMANIYFKQKNYPMAIKFYRMALDQISNVHTEMRIKIMQNIGVSFIRMGQYSDSITSFEHIMSESPNIKTGFNLILCYYAIGDRKMMKKSFQKLICVPLGIDEEEKYIPSNDDPHANLLIEAIKNDQLHQMERERKALAEKYIMTSAKLIAPAVEPTFAAGFDWCVDMVKGSQYVELANDLEINKAITYLRQRNFNQAVDTLKAFEKKDSRVKSAAATNLSFLYFLEKDFDQADRYAELAMNADRYNPAALINKGNTVFVKEDYEKAAEFYKEALRNDSSCTEALYNLGLTYKKLGRLEEALDCFLKLHAILRNSTLVMYQLANLYEMLEDPHQAIEWLMQLISVTPTDPHVLAKLGELYDNEGDKSQAFQYYYESFRYFPSNIHVIEWLGAYYIDTQFCEKAIQYFERAVLIQPNHVVWQLMVASCYRRSGNYQRALETYKDIHRKFPENAECLRFLVRLCTDMGLKEVQDYATKLKKVEKMKEIREQRVKSGRENSARGRREGSASSVNQNESTPKTMHTPPHKVSDMEIKPGTMHGTVQRVNQHLLTCAITVLL; translated from the exons atgatGGACAATGTTCATCTTGTGGCCGAGGATGAAGATGATCTGTATTCAGGTTACAATGACTACAATCCCACATTCGACTCAGAG GAGCTGGACAATGATGTTGGCTTTCAGCAAGCTGTGAGGACGAGTCATGGCAGACGACCACCT ATGACTGCAAAATTTCCTGGCACCGCTGTTGGAGGAAGACCCATAGGAACGTCCTTTGGC CTACGGACGACTATGGGTTCTTCAATGGGAAGGCCTATGACCGGGGCAGTGCAG gatGTGGCTGCTCGTCCCATGACTGCAGTGCGAGCAGCAGGATACTCGTCCTCTCTGGCTAGAG gcTCTACTTTTGATCCACTCGGACAGTCAAGAGGTCCGGCTCCTCCGTTAGAAGCAAAAAACGAAGACAC GCCAGAAGAGAAGATTAAGatattggaaaagaaagtgaatGATCTGATTGAGGAGAGCTGTATAGCCCATGCAAGTGGCAATCTACAGCTG GCTCTAGAAAAGGCCAAAGAAGCTGGTAGGAAAGAAAGAGTGTTGTTGAGACAAAGAGAGCAAACTGGTACTGCGGATCATATCAATTTGGATTTAACCTATTCA GCGCTGTTTAATTTGGCAAATCAGTACGCTAACAATGACATGAACACAGAAGCCTTGAACACATACCAGGTCATTGTGAAGAACAAGATGTTTAACAATGCAG GGCGACTGAAAGTGAACATGGCTAATATCTACTTTAAACAGAAGAACTACCCCATGGCAATTAAATTTTATCGTATGGCTTTGGACCAAATCTCTAATGTGCACACAGAGATGAG GATCAAGATCATGCAGAACATTGGTGTTTCATTCATACGCATGGGCCAGTACTCGGATTCCATAACCTCCTTTGAGCACATTATGAGTGAGAGTCCCAACATAAAGACAGGCTTCAATCTAATTCTATGCTACTATGCGATTGGAGACcgtaaaatgatgaaaaaatcTTTCCAGAAACTAATCTGTGTGCCCCTGGGCATTGATGAGGAAGAGAAGTACATCCCTTCAAAT GATGACCCCCATGCAAATTTACTGATCGAAGCCATCAAAAACGATCAGCTTCATCAAATGGAGCGAGAGAG AAAAGCTTTGGCTGAGAAGTACATCATGACGTCAGCAAAGCTTATTGCTCCAGCTGTTGAGCCCACTTTCGCAGCTGGTTTTGACTG GTGCGTAGATATGGTTAAAGGTTCGCAGTATGTGGAGCTGGCCAATGATCTAGAGATTAACAAAGCGATCACGTACCTGAGACAGAGGAACTTTAACCAG GCAGTGGACACGCTGAAAGCTTTTGAGAAGAAAGACAGCCGGGTGAAGAGTGCTGCTGCTACCAACCTTTCCTTTCTCTACTTCTTG GAGAAGGATTTTGACCAAGCTGATCGCTATGCTGAATTGGCCATGAATGCTGACCGCTACAATCCTGCTGCCCTCATTAATAAAGGCAACACGGTGTTTGTGAAGGAAGACTATGAGAAAGCAGCTGAGTTTTATAAAGAAGCACTGCGGAACGACTCATCCTGCACAGAGGCTCTTTATAATTTAG GGTTGACCTATAAGAAACTGGGGCGGTTGGAAGAAGCCCTCGACTGCTTCCTGAAGCTCCATGCCATCCTTAGGAACAGCACTCTAGTTATGTATCAGCTGGCCAATct ATATGAGATGTTGGAGGATCCTCACCAGGCTATCGAGTGGCTCATGCAGCTGATCAGTGTCACCCCAACGGACCCTCACGTACTGGCCAAACTGGGAGAGTTATATGACAATGAAGGTGACAAGTCACAAGCCTTCCAGTACTATTACGAG TCTTTCAGATACTTCCCGTCCAACATTCACGTCATTGAATGGTTGGGAGCATATTATATAGACACACAGTTTTGTGAAAAGGCAATTCAGTATTTTGAAAGAGCAGTCCTCATCCA ACCAAATCATGTTGTGTGGCAGTTGATGGTGGCTAGCTGTTACAGGAGAAGTG GAAATTATCAGCGAGCACTCGAGACCTATAAGGACATTCACCGCAAATTCCCTGAAAACGCAGAAT GTCTACGATTCCTTGTGAGGCTGTGCACAGATATGGGGTTAAAGGAGGTACAAGATTATGCCACTAAACTCAAAAAAGTGGAAAAGATGAAGGAGATCAGAGAACAG AGGGTGAAGTCGGGGAGGGAGAACAGTGCTCGAGGCCGGAGAGAAGGCAGCGCCAGCAGTG TGAATCAAAACGAGAGTACTCCAAAGACCATGCACACTCCCCCTCACAAAGTCAGTG ATATGGAGATCAAGCCAG GAACAATGCATGGTACAGTGCAAAGAGTAAACCAACACCTCTTAACCTGTGCCATCACAGTTCTCCTGTGA